One stretch of Bombus vancouverensis nearcticus chromosome 16, iyBomVanc1_principal, whole genome shotgun sequence DNA includes these proteins:
- the TP53INP gene encoding tumor protein p53 inducible nuclear protein isoform X5: MLSSLANYLLGGNISGAQGSRQRSNNETPETHPVMARLSQVEIEGDDWILIDRTDNPASSTTFFDSILVDGTTALEESWYVTPPACFTRAGPVNVETSPLEDLLIEHPSMSVYRATAPSIAPETPPPTPDAPEERVVEEDALPNVASSAPVTATPASPERAPGRSQNGQQATRRQDTRDERPRARTEKRIVQLRSAQKVYEKRTTQALKRGRLERSNKLREVLSVKGKRPRRQDRLRIQNSGANNNRKC; the protein is encoded by the exons ATGCTGAGCAGTTTGGCAAACTACCTACTCGGAGGTAATATCTCCGGCGCGCAGGGTTCACGGCAAAGGTCCAATAACGAAACCCCGGAGACCCATCCAGTAATGGCGAGGCTCAGTCAGGTGGAGATTGAGGGCGATGACTGGATCCTCATTGACCGTACTG ACAATCCAGCAAGTTCCACCACTTTCTTCGACTCCATTTTAG TTGACGGAACGACGGCGCTGGAGGAGTCGTGGTATGTAACACCACCCGCATGTTTTACACGGGCTGGTCCCGTGAACGTAGAAACATCACCGCTAGAGGACCTGCTGATAGAGCATCCTAGTATGTCCGTTTACCGAGCCACAGCGCCTTCGATCGCTCCTGAAACTCCACCGCCAACGCCAGACGCACCGGAAGAACGAGTCGTCGAGGAGGACGCTCTGCCAAACGTTGCTTCCAGTGCACCGGTCACCGCAACACCAGCATCGCCGGAACGTGCCCCCGGCAGAAGCCAAAATGGACAACAAGCAACCCGTAGACAAGACACCCGCGACGAAAGACCTCGTGCACGCACTGAGAAGAGGATAGTTCAGCTTCGGTCGGCGCAAAAG GTTTACGAGAAGAGGACTACCCAAGCACTGAAGAGAGGTCGCCTGGAGAGAAGTAACAAGCTGAGGGAAGTGTTGAGCGTAAAAGGCAAGCGGCCGCGCCGCCAAGACCGCTTGCGTATCCAAAACAGTGGCGCGAACAACAACCGGAAATGCTAG
- the TP53INP gene encoding tumor protein p53 inducible nuclear protein isoform X1, producing MLNGVYKVLVFIKRRKAISALKSKKKVRMLSSLANYLLGGNISGAQGSRQRSNNETPETHPVMARLSQVEIEGDDWILIDRTDNPASSTTFFDSILVDGTTALEESWYVTPPACFTRAGPVNVETSPLEDLLIEHPSMSVYRATAPSIAPETPPPTPDAPEERVVEEDALPNVASSAPVTATPASPERAPGRSQNGQQATRRQDTRDERPRARTEKRIVQLRSAQKVYEKRTTQALKRGRLERSNKLREVLSVKGKRPRRQDRLRIQNSGANNNRKC from the exons GCGCTGAAGAGCAAGAAGAAGGTCAGGATGCTGAGCAGTTTGGCAAACTACCTACTCGGAGGTAATATCTCCGGCGCGCAGGGTTCACGGCAAAGGTCCAATAACGAAACCCCGGAGACCCATCCAGTAATGGCGAGGCTCAGTCAGGTGGAGATTGAGGGCGATGACTGGATCCTCATTGACCGTACTG ACAATCCAGCAAGTTCCACCACTTTCTTCGACTCCATTTTAG TTGACGGAACGACGGCGCTGGAGGAGTCGTGGTATGTAACACCACCCGCATGTTTTACACGGGCTGGTCCCGTGAACGTAGAAACATCACCGCTAGAGGACCTGCTGATAGAGCATCCTAGTATGTCCGTTTACCGAGCCACAGCGCCTTCGATCGCTCCTGAAACTCCACCGCCAACGCCAGACGCACCGGAAGAACGAGTCGTCGAGGAGGACGCTCTGCCAAACGTTGCTTCCAGTGCACCGGTCACCGCAACACCAGCATCGCCGGAACGTGCCCCCGGCAGAAGCCAAAATGGACAACAAGCAACCCGTAGACAAGACACCCGCGACGAAAGACCTCGTGCACGCACTGAGAAGAGGATAGTTCAGCTTCGGTCGGCGCAAAAG GTTTACGAGAAGAGGACTACCCAAGCACTGAAGAGAGGTCGCCTGGAGAGAAGTAACAAGCTGAGGGAAGTGTTGAGCGTAAAAGGCAAGCGGCCGCGCCGCCAAGACCGCTTGCGTATCCAAAACAGTGGCGCGAACAACAACCGGAAATGCTAG
- the TP53INP gene encoding tumor protein p53 inducible nuclear protein isoform X3, translated as MLNGVYKVLVFIKRRKAISALKSKKKVRMLSSLANYLLGGNISGAQGSRQRSNNETPETHPVMARLSQVEIEGDDWILIDRTVDGTTALEESWYVTPPACFTRAGPVNVETSPLEDLLIEHPSMSVYRATAPSIAPETPPPTPDAPEERVVEEDALPNVASSAPVTATPASPERAPGRSQNGQQATRRQDTRDERPRARTEKRIVQLRSAQKVYEKRTTQALKRGRLERSNKLREVLSVKGKRPRRQDRLRIQNSGANNNRKC; from the exons GCGCTGAAGAGCAAGAAGAAGGTCAGGATGCTGAGCAGTTTGGCAAACTACCTACTCGGAGGTAATATCTCCGGCGCGCAGGGTTCACGGCAAAGGTCCAATAACGAAACCCCGGAGACCCATCCAGTAATGGCGAGGCTCAGTCAGGTGGAGATTGAGGGCGATGACTGGATCCTCATTGACCGTACTG TTGACGGAACGACGGCGCTGGAGGAGTCGTGGTATGTAACACCACCCGCATGTTTTACACGGGCTGGTCCCGTGAACGTAGAAACATCACCGCTAGAGGACCTGCTGATAGAGCATCCTAGTATGTCCGTTTACCGAGCCACAGCGCCTTCGATCGCTCCTGAAACTCCACCGCCAACGCCAGACGCACCGGAAGAACGAGTCGTCGAGGAGGACGCTCTGCCAAACGTTGCTTCCAGTGCACCGGTCACCGCAACACCAGCATCGCCGGAACGTGCCCCCGGCAGAAGCCAAAATGGACAACAAGCAACCCGTAGACAAGACACCCGCGACGAAAGACCTCGTGCACGCACTGAGAAGAGGATAGTTCAGCTTCGGTCGGCGCAAAAG GTTTACGAGAAGAGGACTACCCAAGCACTGAAGAGAGGTCGCCTGGAGAGAAGTAACAAGCTGAGGGAAGTGTTGAGCGTAAAAGGCAAGCGGCCGCGCCGCCAAGACCGCTTGCGTATCCAAAACAGTGGCGCGAACAACAACCGGAAATGCTAG
- the TP53INP gene encoding tumor protein p53 inducible nuclear protein isoform X2, whose protein sequence is MVSVDFWNVKALKSKKKVRMLSSLANYLLGGNISGAQGSRQRSNNETPETHPVMARLSQVEIEGDDWILIDRTDNPASSTTFFDSILVDGTTALEESWYVTPPACFTRAGPVNVETSPLEDLLIEHPSMSVYRATAPSIAPETPPPTPDAPEERVVEEDALPNVASSAPVTATPASPERAPGRSQNGQQATRRQDTRDERPRARTEKRIVQLRSAQKVYEKRTTQALKRGRLERSNKLREVLSVKGKRPRRQDRLRIQNSGANNNRKC, encoded by the exons GCGCTGAAGAGCAAGAAGAAGGTCAGGATGCTGAGCAGTTTGGCAAACTACCTACTCGGAGGTAATATCTCCGGCGCGCAGGGTTCACGGCAAAGGTCCAATAACGAAACCCCGGAGACCCATCCAGTAATGGCGAGGCTCAGTCAGGTGGAGATTGAGGGCGATGACTGGATCCTCATTGACCGTACTG ACAATCCAGCAAGTTCCACCACTTTCTTCGACTCCATTTTAG TTGACGGAACGACGGCGCTGGAGGAGTCGTGGTATGTAACACCACCCGCATGTTTTACACGGGCTGGTCCCGTGAACGTAGAAACATCACCGCTAGAGGACCTGCTGATAGAGCATCCTAGTATGTCCGTTTACCGAGCCACAGCGCCTTCGATCGCTCCTGAAACTCCACCGCCAACGCCAGACGCACCGGAAGAACGAGTCGTCGAGGAGGACGCTCTGCCAAACGTTGCTTCCAGTGCACCGGTCACCGCAACACCAGCATCGCCGGAACGTGCCCCCGGCAGAAGCCAAAATGGACAACAAGCAACCCGTAGACAAGACACCCGCGACGAAAGACCTCGTGCACGCACTGAGAAGAGGATAGTTCAGCTTCGGTCGGCGCAAAAG GTTTACGAGAAGAGGACTACCCAAGCACTGAAGAGAGGTCGCCTGGAGAGAAGTAACAAGCTGAGGGAAGTGTTGAGCGTAAAAGGCAAGCGGCCGCGCCGCCAAGACCGCTTGCGTATCCAAAACAGTGGCGCGAACAACAACCGGAAATGCTAG
- the TP53INP gene encoding tumor protein p53 inducible nuclear protein isoform X4, with the protein MLNGVYKVLVFIKRRKAISALKSKKKVRMLSSLANYLLGGNISGAQGSRQRSNNETPETHPVMARLSQVEIEGDDWILIDRTDNPASSTTFFDSILVDGTTALEESWYVTPPACFTRAGPVNVETSPLEDLLIEHPSMSVYRATAPSIAPETPPPTPDAPEERVVEEDALPNVASSAPVTATPASPERAPGRSQNGQQATRRQDTRDERPRARTEKRIVQLRSAQKHITKINFNKIFECQWKLRAGLREEDYPSTEERSPGEK; encoded by the exons GCGCTGAAGAGCAAGAAGAAGGTCAGGATGCTGAGCAGTTTGGCAAACTACCTACTCGGAGGTAATATCTCCGGCGCGCAGGGTTCACGGCAAAGGTCCAATAACGAAACCCCGGAGACCCATCCAGTAATGGCGAGGCTCAGTCAGGTGGAGATTGAGGGCGATGACTGGATCCTCATTGACCGTACTG ACAATCCAGCAAGTTCCACCACTTTCTTCGACTCCATTTTAG TTGACGGAACGACGGCGCTGGAGGAGTCGTGGTATGTAACACCACCCGCATGTTTTACACGGGCTGGTCCCGTGAACGTAGAAACATCACCGCTAGAGGACCTGCTGATAGAGCATCCTAGTATGTCCGTTTACCGAGCCACAGCGCCTTCGATCGCTCCTGAAACTCCACCGCCAACGCCAGACGCACCGGAAGAACGAGTCGTCGAGGAGGACGCTCTGCCAAACGTTGCTTCCAGTGCACCGGTCACCGCAACACCAGCATCGCCGGAACGTGCCCCCGGCAGAAGCCAAAATGGACAACAAGCAACCCGTAGACAAGACACCCGCGACGAAAGACCTCGTGCACGCACTGAGAAGAGGATAGTTCAGCTTCGGTCGGCGCAAAAG CATATTACGAAGatcaatttcaataaaatttttgaGTGTCAATGGAAATTACGTGCAGGTTTACGAGAAGAGGACTACCCAAGCACTGAAGAGAGGTCGCCTGGAGAGAAGTAA
- the TP53INP gene encoding tumor protein p53 inducible nuclear protein isoform X6, translating to MLNGVYKVLVFIKRRKAISALKSKKKVRMLSSLANYLLGGNISGAQGSRQRSNNETPETHPVMARLSQVEIEGDDWILIDRTDNPASSTTFFDSILVDGTTALEESWYVTPPACFTRAGPVNVETSPLEDLLIEHPSMSVYRATAPSIAPETPPPTPDAPEERVVEEDALPNVASSAPVTATPASPERAPGRSQNGQQATRRQDTRDERPRARTEKRIVQLRSAQKCITKWSII from the exons GCGCTGAAGAGCAAGAAGAAGGTCAGGATGCTGAGCAGTTTGGCAAACTACCTACTCGGAGGTAATATCTCCGGCGCGCAGGGTTCACGGCAAAGGTCCAATAACGAAACCCCGGAGACCCATCCAGTAATGGCGAGGCTCAGTCAGGTGGAGATTGAGGGCGATGACTGGATCCTCATTGACCGTACTG ACAATCCAGCAAGTTCCACCACTTTCTTCGACTCCATTTTAG TTGACGGAACGACGGCGCTGGAGGAGTCGTGGTATGTAACACCACCCGCATGTTTTACACGGGCTGGTCCCGTGAACGTAGAAACATCACCGCTAGAGGACCTGCTGATAGAGCATCCTAGTATGTCCGTTTACCGAGCCACAGCGCCTTCGATCGCTCCTGAAACTCCACCGCCAACGCCAGACGCACCGGAAGAACGAGTCGTCGAGGAGGACGCTCTGCCAAACGTTGCTTCCAGTGCACCGGTCACCGCAACACCAGCATCGCCGGAACGTGCCCCCGGCAGAAGCCAAAATGGACAACAAGCAACCCGTAGACAAGACACCCGCGACGAAAGACCTCGTGCACGCACTGAGAAGAGGATAGTTCAGCTTCGGTCGGCGCAAAAG TGCATTACGAAGTGGAGTATAATTTGA